A genomic segment from Pseudoduganella chitinolytica encodes:
- a CDS encoding ATP-binding protein — translation MEIRKAERKKAKLRLGIAAPSGAGKTYSALLLAFGLGGKVGLIDTEHGSGDLYAHLGDYDIIGIEAPYTVAKYLQAIKAFEQAGYNVVIIDSLSHAWAGDGGLLDKQGKIADSGKQNGFAAWRTITPEHNSLVEAMLRSPCHIIATMRAKQEYVLETGANGKQTPKKVGLAPVQRDGMEYEFTVMLDVDMNHVASASKDRTGLFDGAYFKVTPETGTKLLGWLDTGTPPEVFDDAVFEGNQVAMLDASTLDELQAAFAVAYKYAKRFNDAEALTAATTVYNGRKAELTEEHA, via the coding sequence ATGGAAATCCGAAAAGCGGAGCGCAAGAAAGCCAAGCTGCGCCTGGGTATCGCAGCACCGAGCGGCGCCGGCAAGACGTACAGCGCCCTCCTCCTGGCCTTCGGCCTGGGCGGCAAGGTCGGCCTCATCGACACGGAGCACGGCAGCGGCGACCTGTACGCCCACCTGGGCGACTACGACATCATCGGCATCGAGGCGCCGTACACCGTCGCCAAGTACCTGCAGGCCATCAAGGCATTCGAGCAGGCCGGCTACAACGTGGTGATCATCGATTCGCTGTCGCACGCCTGGGCTGGCGACGGCGGTCTGCTGGACAAGCAGGGCAAGATTGCCGACTCGGGCAAGCAGAACGGCTTCGCCGCATGGCGCACGATCACCCCTGAACACAACTCCCTGGTGGAGGCGATGCTGCGCAGCCCGTGCCACATCATCGCCACGATGCGCGCCAAGCAGGAATACGTGCTGGAGACCGGCGCCAACGGCAAGCAGACGCCGAAGAAGGTCGGCCTGGCGCCAGTGCAGCGCGACGGCATGGAATACGAGTTCACCGTCATGCTCGATGTCGACATGAACCACGTCGCCAGTGCCAGCAAGGACCGCACGGGCCTGTTCGATGGCGCCTACTTCAAGGTGACGCCCGAAACCGGAACGAAGCTCCTGGGCTGGCTGGACACCGGAACGCCACCGGAGGTGTTCGACGACGCCGTGTTCGAGGGCAATCAGGTCGCCATGCTCGATGCCAGCACGCTGGACGAGCTGCAAGCCGCCTTCGCCGTCGCCTACAAGTACGCCAAGCGGTTCAACGACGCCGAGGCGCTGACGGCCGCCACGACGGTCTACAACGGCCGCAAGGCTGAACTGACCGAGGAGCACGCGTAA
- a CDS encoding ATPase domain-containing protein has protein sequence MKPLTTSRLETARRIATGVPGLDDILCGGLTAERVYLVEGTPGTGKTTLGLQFLLEGVARGEAGLYITLSETADELHAVAHSHGWSLEQIAIFELANDDMLDPDAQQSVLYPAEVELGETTRGVMAQVEAVKPARIVFDSLSEMRLLAQNPLRYRRQILSLKQFFAARACTVLMLDDKTSQTDQHLHSIAHGVISLEQVTQEFGKERRRVNIVKMRGIRFRGGYHDYVLEQGGIVMFPRLVAAEHAGEFVPVARSTGTAGLDRLLGGGLVAGTNTLIVGPSGVGKTTVTVRCMLAALARGEKAAFYLFDEGLGTFYARASALGMDLKPYLDGGALAVRHIDPAELAPGQFAQMLVDAVEQEGVDFIVIDSLNAYLQAMPGEHYLMLQMRELLTYLNQKGVTTTLVLGEHGLIGEVRRDIDLSYLSDSTVLLRFFEAGGKLRRAITVTKSRTANHALTIHELRLHSGGIDIGASLQGFDGILTGLPTYRGDTTLMAAGDDAGR, from the coding sequence ATGAAGCCACTTACGACATCCCGCCTCGAAACCGCCCGCCGCATCGCCACCGGCGTACCGGGGCTCGACGACATCCTGTGCGGCGGCCTGACGGCCGAGCGCGTCTACCTGGTCGAGGGTACGCCCGGCACGGGCAAGACCACGCTGGGCCTGCAGTTCCTGCTCGAGGGCGTGGCGCGGGGCGAGGCGGGGCTGTACATCACGTTGTCGGAAACCGCCGACGAGCTGCACGCCGTCGCGCACAGCCACGGCTGGTCGCTCGAACAGATCGCGATCTTCGAGCTGGCCAACGACGACATGCTGGATCCGGACGCGCAGCAGTCGGTGCTGTATCCGGCCGAGGTGGAGCTGGGCGAGACCACGCGCGGCGTAATGGCCCAGGTCGAAGCCGTCAAGCCGGCCCGCATCGTTTTCGACAGCCTGTCGGAAATGCGGCTGCTGGCCCAGAACCCGCTGCGCTACCGTCGCCAGATCCTGTCGCTCAAGCAGTTCTTTGCGGCGCGCGCCTGCACGGTGCTGATGCTGGACGACAAGACCAGCCAGACCGACCAGCACCTGCACAGTATTGCCCATGGCGTCATCAGCCTGGAGCAGGTGACGCAGGAATTCGGCAAGGAGCGGCGCCGCGTCAATATCGTCAAGATGCGCGGCATCCGCTTCCGTGGCGGCTATCACGACTATGTGCTGGAGCAGGGCGGCATCGTCATGTTCCCCCGCCTGGTGGCCGCGGAGCACGCCGGCGAGTTCGTGCCGGTGGCGCGCTCCACGGGCACCGCGGGCCTGGACCGCCTGCTGGGTGGCGGCCTGGTGGCCGGTACCAATACGCTGATCGTGGGCCCGTCCGGCGTGGGCAAGACCACGGTGACGGTGCGCTGCATGCTGGCGGCCCTGGCCCGGGGCGAAAAGGCCGCGTTCTACCTGTTCGACGAGGGTCTCGGCACGTTCTACGCCCGCGCCAGCGCGCTGGGCATGGACCTGAAGCCCTACCTGGACGGCGGCGCGCTGGCCGTGCGCCACATCGACCCTGCCGAGCTGGCGCCGGGCCAGTTCGCCCAGATGCTGGTGGACGCCGTCGAGCAGGAGGGCGTCGATTTCATCGTCATCGACAGCTTGAATGCGTACTTGCAGGCCATGCCGGGCGAGCATTATCTGATGCTGCAGATGCGGGAACTCTTGACCTACCTGAACCAGAAAGGCGTCACCACGACCCTCGTGCTGGGTGAACATGGCCTGATCGGGGAGGTGCGCCGCGACATCGACCTGAGCTACCTGAGCGACAGCACCGTGCTGCTGCGCTTCTTCGAGGCGGGCGGCAAGCTGCGCCGCGCCATCACCGTCACCAAGAGCCGTACGGCCAACCATGCGCTGACGATCCACGAACTGCGGCTGCACAGCGGCGGCATCGACATCGGCGCCTCGCTGCAGGGCTTCGACGGCATCCTGACGGGCCTGCCCACGTACCGGGGCGATACGACCCTGATGGCGGCAGGTGACGATGCCGGCCGCTGA
- a CDS encoding PEP-CTERM sorting domain-containing protein: protein MKLVHSLGLVVLLGIVSLPASAVTQSVTASSTDQFWYQNAGSFEIGRISLQYGTNRIVDIDTSVWLVDQGWGNQSPLENAVYVGLFNGGAQLVQIRVAGASHDGSTQTYDLAENADDYTQLNTALARLDWAAYPDMTVRFYTHAAGYPGWELHTRDASMVVTSVPEPGAYAMLLAGMGVLGWGGARRKRGSR, encoded by the coding sequence ATGAAACTAGTGCACAGTCTGGGTCTTGTCGTTTTACTGGGTATCGTGTCGTTGCCGGCATCGGCCGTCACCCAGTCGGTAACCGCTTCTTCGACGGACCAGTTCTGGTATCAGAATGCCGGGTCCTTCGAGATCGGCCGGATTTCCCTGCAATACGGCACCAACCGGATCGTGGACATCGACACGAGCGTGTGGCTGGTCGACCAGGGCTGGGGCAACCAGTCGCCGCTGGAAAACGCGGTGTACGTCGGCTTGTTCAACGGTGGCGCCCAGCTGGTCCAGATTCGCGTGGCCGGCGCCTCGCACGACGGTTCAACGCAGACGTACGACCTGGCAGAGAACGCCGACGACTACACGCAGCTCAACACCGCGCTGGCACGGCTCGACTGGGCAGCCTACCCCGACATGACGGTGCGCTTCTACACGCATGCCGCGGGCTACCCGGGCTGGGAGTTGCACACGCGGGATGCCAGCATGGTCGTGACATCGGTACCGGAGCCCGGCGCATATGCCATGCTGCTGGCGGGCATGGGCGTGCTGGGATGGGGAGGCGCGCGCCGCAAGCGCGGCTCGCGCTGA
- a CDS encoding PEP-CTERM sorting domain-containing protein, with amino-acid sequence MKSVLVTALFSGCLLAAGLTQAKPVTLTTVASGNAGSFDFSRGDQGLGEAQGTGPYQLTVATTFELDGGFPSWTRADFDITLTFDGVTRRMHETGTVELFSRLDDWADVPRTFLSQRITVVGPEWRTFKLQQVLYFAPEVYTQQTLPTLDGAPLQARSGDFWLGWTEEVDFNSFDLGHASGQYDTSSMQLTSAVPEPASYAMLVAGLALVGALARRRRA; translated from the coding sequence ATGAAAAGCGTACTCGTTACCGCCCTGTTTTCCGGCTGCCTGCTGGCAGCCGGCCTGACGCAGGCCAAGCCCGTCACCCTTACCACGGTCGCCAGCGGCAACGCCGGCAGCTTCGATTTCTCCCGAGGCGACCAAGGCCTGGGCGAAGCCCAGGGAACCGGTCCGTACCAATTGACTGTCGCGACCACGTTCGAGCTCGACGGGGGCTTTCCTTCGTGGACGAGGGCGGATTTCGATATCACGCTGACCTTCGATGGCGTTACCCGGCGAATGCATGAAACCGGCACCGTGGAGCTGTTCTCGCGCCTTGACGACTGGGCCGACGTTCCCAGAACTTTCCTGTCCCAACGCATCACGGTTGTCGGCCCCGAGTGGAGGACTTTCAAGCTCCAGCAAGTACTGTATTTTGCACCGGAGGTCTATACCCAGCAGACCCTTCCGACCCTGGATGGTGCGCCACTGCAAGCCCGGAGCGGAGACTTCTGGCTCGGCTGGACAGAAGAGGTCGACTTCAATTCGTTCGATCTCGGTCATGCCAGTGGCCAGTACGACACCTCCAGCATGCAGCTGACCAGCGCCGTGCCGGAACCGGCCTCCTATGCGATGCTGGTGGCCGGCCTGGCATTGGTCGGCGCGTTGGCAAGGCGTCGCCGCGCCTGA
- a CDS encoding flagellin N-terminal helical domain-containing protein, with translation MLSLHTNNAALSAQNSLTRTQSTLSTSMTRLSTGYRINSAMDDAAGLQIATRLKTQTSGMQVAMRNTQNSISLMQTAEGALDETTNILNRMKDLATQAADGSSTKDDQDAMQAEFDSLSNELGNIMTNTKFGGTNLLTSGTGKLSTTITFQIGSDKDEKMTADFTTEMTAVHDKIKLAATQYDGATGVAASAAGTEISGADATAGATAANATIKTLSDAIDSVGTMRSKLGAVSNRLDHVYNNLSSISTNTKNASGRIMDVDFATESANMTSNQMLLQAGTAMLKQSNSQSSLVLSLLQ, from the coding sequence ATGCTGAGCCTTCACACCAACAACGCCGCGCTGTCCGCACAGAACTCGCTGACCCGCACCCAGAGCACCCTGTCCACGTCGATGACCCGCCTGTCGACCGGCTACCGCATCAATTCGGCCATGGACGACGCTGCCGGCCTGCAGATCGCCACCCGCCTGAAGACCCAGACGAGCGGCATGCAAGTGGCAATGCGCAACACCCAGAACTCGATCTCGCTGATGCAGACCGCCGAAGGCGCGCTGGACGAAACGACCAACATCCTGAACCGCATGAAGGACCTGGCAACGCAAGCTGCCGACGGTTCCTCGACCAAGGACGACCAGGACGCGATGCAGGCCGAATTCGACTCCCTGTCGAACGAACTGGGCAACATCATGACCAACACCAAGTTCGGCGGCACCAACCTGCTGACGAGCGGCACCGGCAAGCTGTCGACGACCATCACGTTCCAGATCGGTTCGGACAAGGATGAAAAGATGACGGCCGACTTCACGACGGAAATGACCGCCGTGCACGACAAGATCAAGCTGGCCGCCACGCAGTACGACGGCGCCACCGGCGTCGCCGCTTCGGCTGCCGGTACGGAAATCTCCGGTGCGGACGCCACTGCCGGCGCCACCGCCGCCAACGCGACGATCAAGACGCTGTCCGACGCGATCGACTCCGTGGGCACGATGCGCTCGAAGCTGGGTGCCGTGTCGAACCGCCTGGATCACGTGTACAACAACCTGTCGAGCATCTCGACCAACACGAAGAACGCTTCCGGCCGCATCATGGACGTCGACTTCGCGACGGAATCGGCCAACATGACGTCGAACCAGATGCTGCTGCAAGCCGGCACCGCGATGCTGAAGCAGTCCAACAGCCAATCGTCGCTGGTCCTGTCGCTGCTGCAATAA
- a CDS encoding Rap1a/Tai family immunity protein encodes MPNSLKNMPRPQSLIYGVLACLFSMQCQAQIVTGNQLQQWVAGHDRADAPGATPSDLLLSRSAMHYITGVAESYDNARVVCLTDGVTVGQLVAVVAKHLKQYPEDWNNSANLLVLTALNNAFPCKKK; translated from the coding sequence ATGCCCAATTCACTAAAAAATATGCCCCGTCCTCAGTCGTTGATCTACGGTGTGCTCGCCTGTTTGTTTTCTATGCAATGTCAGGCACAAATAGTTACGGGAAATCAGCTTCAGCAGTGGGTGGCAGGTCATGACAGGGCGGATGCCCCTGGCGCCACGCCCAGCGATTTACTGCTTTCTCGCTCGGCAATGCACTACATAACGGGTGTGGCTGAATCGTATGATAACGCGCGTGTCGTGTGTCTTACTGATGGAGTGACAGTTGGCCAGCTTGTTGCGGTGGTGGCGAAACATCTCAAGCAATATCCTGAGGATTGGAACAACAGTGCAAATCTGTTAGTTCTTACGGCCCTCAACAATGCATTCCCATGCAAAAAGAAATGA
- a CDS encoding recombination protein NinB, whose product MTTKRIFFLNHRQARANVAHFAYNGPEGWMVVFSEPKKKRAQEDKYHAMIDDIARQVEFIGRKWHKEDMKRLLIDEFAEEMRTAGTPLHHDGRVVPSFDGRRIVQLGVQSRDFYVKEAAQFIEYLYAFGAARDVQWSEPAYHPGPEHAVIGDAP is encoded by the coding sequence ATGACGACGAAACGCATCTTCTTCCTGAATCACCGCCAGGCCCGCGCCAACGTTGCGCATTTCGCCTACAACGGGCCGGAAGGCTGGATGGTCGTGTTCTCGGAACCGAAGAAGAAGCGTGCTCAGGAAGACAAGTACCACGCGATGATTGATGACATTGCGCGCCAAGTCGAGTTCATAGGTCGCAAATGGCACAAGGAAGACATGAAGCGCCTGCTGATCGACGAGTTCGCGGAAGAGATGCGCACCGCCGGGACACCGCTGCATCACGACGGCCGGGTCGTGCCGAGCTTCGACGGTCGGCGCATCGTGCAGTTGGGCGTGCAGTCGCGCGACTTCTATGTGAAGGAAGCGGCGCAGTTCATCGAGTACCTGTACGCCTTCGGTGCCGCACGTGACGTGCAGTGGAGCGAGCCGGCGTACCACCCGGGCCCCGAGCACGCCGTGATAGGAGACGCACCGTGA
- a CDS encoding Dabb family protein, whose amino-acid sequence MPASPARLLRHVVLFSFRNDAPAEAVEAVVSGFHALPAAVPGIESYEWGTNVSPEGLNDGFTHCFTLSFASAEARDTYLNHAAHQRFVATLGTCLERSLVLDYWAQQAT is encoded by the coding sequence ATGCCTGCCAGCCCTGCCCGCCTGTTGCGCCATGTCGTGCTGTTCTCATTCCGCAATGATGCGCCCGCCGAGGCCGTTGAAGCCGTCGTGTCCGGCTTCCATGCCCTGCCCGCAGCCGTTCCCGGCATCGAGTCGTACGAATGGGGTACCAACGTCAGCCCGGAAGGCCTGAACGATGGCTTCACCCATTGTTTCACCCTGAGCTTTGCCAGCGCCGAGGCGCGCGACACTTACCTCAACCATGCGGCCCACCAGCGGTTCGTTGCCACCCTCGGCACGTGCCTGGAACGTTCGCTGGTGCTCGACTACTGGGCGCAGCAGGCAACCTGA
- a CDS encoding response regulator, translating to MPAADAPEARMLLDALEQRVLLLAPHGRDADVIAGVLARRGIACAAVPSCAALTAALREGAGAAIVTEEALLRADLGPLLAWLGGQAPWSDFPFVVLLGKRLADVAGAGTDALTALGNLVLLERPLSAQTLGSAAESALRARRRQYQAREVLADRETVSAQLASLNATLEGRVAERTLALAQANDRLTLETIERERAQQAMVQYQKMESLGRLTGGVAHDFNNLLNVVQGTMELILMMSNDEAVRARARTAKAACERGAKLTAQLLAFARNQALDLTPLRVDALFDAVLAMARPLLGKSIALQACVADDVDCVVADASQMEMALLNLAINARDAMPDGGRIAFDASRAAPPPELRAQGEFVRIAVTDNGSGMSPEVAARVFEPFFTTKGVGKGTGLGLSQVYGMAHQSGGTAQVTSQPGAGTTIAIWLPAAARPSADEGLPELGSDVLAGARVLLVEDDDFVRAGMADALVTLGCDVTQAANGPAGLAALEHARPDIVLTDYLMPGMTGAELARAARARYPDLPVLVATGYADMAAIQAALGEGTVLKKPFQLAELASVVRRSLRGTAGA from the coding sequence ATGCCGGCCGCTGATGCGCCGGAAGCGCGCATGCTTCTCGATGCGCTGGAACAGCGCGTACTCCTGCTGGCGCCGCACGGCCGCGACGCCGACGTGATTGCCGGCGTGCTGGCCCGGCGCGGCATCGCGTGCGCGGCCGTACCGAGCTGCGCGGCGTTGACGGCAGCGCTGCGCGAGGGGGCGGGCGCCGCCATCGTTACCGAGGAAGCATTGCTGCGGGCCGACCTCGGTCCCCTGCTGGCGTGGCTGGGCGGCCAGGCACCCTGGTCGGATTTCCCGTTCGTCGTGCTGCTGGGCAAACGGCTGGCGGACGTGGCGGGCGCCGGTACGGACGCGCTGACGGCGCTGGGCAACCTGGTGCTGCTGGAGCGACCGCTCAGCGCGCAGACGCTGGGCAGCGCCGCCGAGTCGGCCTTGCGGGCGCGGCGCCGCCAGTACCAGGCACGCGAGGTGCTGGCCGACCGCGAGACGGTGTCGGCGCAGCTGGCCAGCCTGAACGCGACGCTGGAGGGGCGCGTGGCCGAGCGCACGCTGGCGCTGGCCCAGGCCAACGACCGGCTGACCTTGGAGACGATCGAGCGTGAACGGGCCCAGCAGGCCATGGTGCAGTACCAGAAAATGGAGTCGCTGGGCCGGCTGACGGGCGGCGTCGCGCATGACTTCAACAACCTGCTCAACGTCGTGCAAGGCACGATGGAACTCATCCTGATGATGAGCAACGACGAAGCCGTGCGGGCCCGCGCCCGCACGGCCAAGGCGGCCTGCGAGCGGGGCGCCAAGCTGACGGCCCAGTTGCTCGCGTTCGCCCGCAACCAGGCCCTGGACCTGACGCCGCTGCGGGTGGATGCGCTGTTCGATGCCGTACTGGCCATGGCGCGGCCTTTGCTGGGCAAGTCGATCGCCCTGCAGGCGTGCGTCGCGGACGACGTCGACTGCGTCGTGGCCGATGCCAGCCAGATGGAAATGGCGCTGCTGAACCTGGCGATCAACGCGCGCGACGCCATGCCGGACGGTGGCCGCATCGCGTTCGACGCCAGCCGGGCCGCGCCGCCGCCCGAACTGCGCGCGCAAGGCGAATTCGTCCGCATCGCCGTCACCGACAACGGTTCCGGCATGAGCCCGGAGGTGGCGGCGCGCGTGTTCGAGCCGTTCTTCACCACCAAGGGCGTGGGCAAGGGCACCGGACTGGGCCTGAGCCAGGTGTACGGCATGGCACACCAGTCGGGCGGCACGGCCCAGGTGACGAGCCAGCCGGGCGCCGGCACGACCATCGCCATCTGGCTGCCGGCGGCCGCGCGGCCAAGCGCGGACGAGGGCCTGCCGGAACTGGGCAGCGACGTGCTGGCGGGCGCCCGCGTTCTGCTGGTGGAGGACGACGATTTCGTCCGCGCCGGCATGGCCGATGCGCTCGTGACGCTTGGCTGCGACGTCACGCAGGCCGCCAACGGCCCGGCCGGCCTGGCCGCACTGGAGCATGCCCGGCCCGACATCGTGCTGACGGACTACCTGATGCCGGGCATGACGGGCGCGGAACTGGCCCGCGCGGCGCGCGCCCGCTATCCGGACCTGCCGGTGCTGGTGGCGACGGGCTATGCCGACATGGCGGCCATCCAGGCCGCGCTGGGCGAGGGAACGGTGTTGAAGAAGCCGTTCCAGCTGGCCGAGCTGGCCAGCGTGGTGCGACGGTCGCTGCGGGGCACGGCCGGGGCATGA
- a CDS encoding acyl-CoA dehydrogenase family protein produces the protein MVRLHSPILDRLADLTRQIVDDTVLPHAEQVDRDGCWPEQSMRAFAAAGLLGLQVPGILGGHGQGLHALCHLTSLIGQACPSSALCFGMHCVGTAVIAAKATEHQRDRYLREIAAGRHITTLALSESGTGAHFYLPETTMTAQGDRYLLNGTKQFVTNGGRADSYVVSTVASGGAAEGDFSCMIVDAGTPGLTWMAPWHGFGMRGNSSRGLHLTDAPVPVANLLGTEGDQVWYVFEVVAPYFLMAMAGTYLGIAQAAVDLAGEHLRNRRHSHTGATLGELETMQTRYAAMWVALHKTRALVLEAAQRGDAGDPEALPFILACKADAGETAVALANEAMTICGGAAYRDNSRVAQLLRDARASHVMSPTTDMLRIWTGRALLGMPLL, from the coding sequence GTGGTCAGACTGCACTCACCCATCCTCGATCGCCTGGCCGACCTGACGCGCCAGATCGTCGACGACACCGTCCTGCCGCACGCCGAACAGGTCGACCGTGACGGCTGCTGGCCCGAGCAGTCGATGCGGGCGTTTGCCGCGGCCGGCCTGCTGGGCCTGCAGGTGCCCGGCATCCTGGGCGGGCACGGGCAAGGGCTGCACGCGCTGTGCCACCTGACGTCGCTGATCGGCCAGGCTTGCCCGTCGTCCGCCCTGTGCTTCGGCATGCACTGCGTGGGCACGGCCGTCATCGCCGCCAAGGCGACCGAACACCAGCGCGACCGCTACCTGCGCGAGATCGCGGCCGGCCGCCACATCACGACGCTGGCGTTGTCCGAAAGCGGTACCGGGGCCCACTTCTACCTGCCGGAAACGACGATGACGGCGCAAGGCGACCGCTATCTCCTGAACGGCACCAAGCAGTTCGTGACCAACGGCGGCCGGGCCGACTCCTACGTCGTGTCCACGGTGGCCAGCGGCGGCGCCGCCGAGGGCGACTTCAGCTGCATGATCGTGGACGCCGGCACGCCCGGCCTGACGTGGATGGCGCCCTGGCACGGCTTCGGCATGCGCGGCAACTCCTCGCGCGGCCTGCACCTGACCGATGCGCCGGTCCCGGTCGCGAACCTGCTGGGGACCGAAGGCGACCAGGTCTGGTATGTCTTCGAAGTGGTGGCGCCCTACTTCCTGATGGCGATGGCCGGCACCTACCTCGGCATCGCGCAGGCCGCCGTGGACCTGGCCGGCGAGCACCTGCGCAACCGTCGCCACAGCCACACCGGCGCCACCCTGGGCGAGCTGGAAACGATGCAGACGCGCTATGCGGCCATGTGGGTGGCACTGCACAAGACCCGCGCCCTCGTCCTCGAGGCGGCCCAGCGGGGCGATGCGGGCGACCCGGAAGCGCTGCCGTTCATCCTGGCCTGCAAGGCCGACGCGGGCGAGACGGCGGTGGCACTGGCCAACGAGGCGATGACGATCTGCGGCGGCGCCGCCTACCGCGACAACAGCCGCGTGGCCCAGCTGCTGCGCGACGCCCGTGCCAGCCACGTGATGTCGCCGACCACGGACATGCTGCGCATCTGGACGGGCCGCGCCCTGCTGGGCATGCCCCTGCTATGA
- the ssb gene encoding single-stranded DNA-binding protein — protein sequence MASVNKVILVGNLGRDPEVRYLSSGDAIANVSLATSFRSKDKNTGENKETTEWHRVAFFGRLAEVVAQYLKKGSTIYVEGRLQTRKYTDKDGIEKYATDVIAMEMQMLGGRQAGGQDDDVGGAPAGSVRDQARQPNEREQRLNRQHQQSRQAPTPDDDNDIPY from the coding sequence ATGGCATCGGTCAACAAGGTAATCCTCGTCGGCAACCTGGGCCGCGACCCGGAAGTCCGCTACCTGTCCAGCGGCGACGCGATCGCTAACGTCTCGCTGGCGACCAGCTTCCGCAGCAAGGACAAGAACACGGGCGAGAACAAGGAAACGACGGAGTGGCACCGCGTGGCGTTCTTCGGCCGCCTGGCCGAGGTCGTGGCGCAGTACCTGAAGAAGGGTTCGACCATCTACGTCGAAGGCCGCCTGCAAACGCGGAAGTACACGGACAAGGATGGCATCGAGAAGTACGCGACCGACGTCATCGCCATGGAAATGCAGATGCTGGGCGGGCGCCAGGCCGGCGGCCAGGATGACGACGTTGGTGGCGCGCCGGCCGGCAGCGTCCGCGACCAAGCCCGCCAGCCGAACGAACGCGAGCAGCGCCTGAATCGTCAGCACCAGCAGTCCCGCCAGGCGCCGACGCCAGACGACGACAACGACATTCCCTACTGA